One segment of Manihot esculenta cultivar AM560-2 chromosome 4, M.esculenta_v8, whole genome shotgun sequence DNA contains the following:
- the LOC110613542 gene encoding casein kinase 1-like protein HD16 isoform X1, which produces MPVLRSGARRGRGAAAAAKKQVNQTVEFEGIATRTRRRRAEAAAANKNNNTDNNSDKDQQQPVDENVVAVAAVSTGAIAVNQGENRGLDGAVGVAGVGAVGGGAEKEEVGERPMDDYDSAGKSNDKANAGEDEGSTAPLPEKVQVGGSPVYKLGKKLGKGGFGQVFVGRRHSSVTSNDRTGPGAVEVALKFEHRSSKGCNYGPPYEWQVYSFLGGSHGIPQVHYKGRQGDYYVMFCLKVMDILGPSLWDVWNNNSHTMSIEMVACIAVEAISILENMHSRGYVHGDVKPENFLLGSVGTPDEKKLFLVDLGLATRWRDSSTGRHVEYDQRPDVFRGTVRYASVHAHLGRTASRRDDLESLAYTLIFLLRGRLPWQGYQGENKGFLVCKKKMASSPEGLCCFCPLPFKQFVEYVVNLKFNEEPNYAKCISFFTGIVGRDPDIRPIDIEGALKVGHKRGRLSMEDEEEEEDDGQPKKRIRLGMAATQWISVYNARRPMKQRYHYNVTDARLAQHIEKGNEDGLFISSIASCQNLWALIMDAGTGYTAQVYELSPHFLHKEWIMEHWEKNYYISAIAGAANGSSLVIMSKGTLYLQQSYKVSDSFPFKWINKKWKEGFHVTAMTTSGSRWGVVMSRGSGFSHQVVELDFLYPSEGIHRRWDHGYRITAVAGTCDQSAFVLSVPRQKPPDETQETLRTSSFPSSHVKEKWAKNLYIASICYGRTVS; this is translated from the exons ATGCCGGTGCTGCGTAGCGGAGCGCGCAGAGGCCGgggagcagcagcagcagccaaGAAGCAGGTAAATCAGACCGTGGAATTCGAGGGGATCGCGACAAGGACACGAAGAAGACGCGCGGAAGCAGCGGCTGCAAATAAAAACAACAACACTGACAACAATAGCGATAAGGACCAGCAGCAGCCGGTAGATGAAAACGTAGTTGCTGTTGCTGCAGTATCGACGGGAGCAATAGCAGTGAACCAAGGGGAGAATAGGGGTTTAGACGGGGCAGTGGGAGTTGCTGGTGTTGGCGCTGTTGGTGGAGGGGCGGAAaaggaggaagtaggagagaggccTATGGATGACTACGATAGTGCCGGAAAAAGTAATGATAAAGCCAATGCTGGTGAAGATGAGGGGAGCACTGCTCCACTTCCTGAGAAG GTTCAGGTTGGGGGGTCCCCAGTTTACAAATTAGGAAAAAAGTTGGGCAAGGGTGGTTTTGGTCAAGTGTTTGTTGGTCGGCGTCATTCTTCTGTTACTTCAAATGATAGAACTGGCCCTGGAGCTGTAGAG GTGGCCTTAAAATTTGAGCATAGAAGTAGTAAAGGATGTAATTACGGACCACCGTATGAGTGGCAAGTTTACAG CTTTCTTGGGGGCAGTCATGGAATACCACAAGTACACTACAAGGGTCGGCAAGGTGACTATTATGTCATG TTTTGTCTGAAGGTTATGGATATCCTGGGGCCAAGCTTGTGGGATGTTTGGAATAATAACTCTCATAC AATGTCTATTGAAATGGTTGCTTGTATTGCTGTTGAAGCAATATCAATATTGGAGAATATGCATTCTAGAGG CTATGTCCATGGAGATGTAAAGCCGGAGAATTTTCTGCTTGGATCTGTTGGAACTCCTGATGAGAAAAAGTTGTTCCTTGTTGATCTTGGATTAG CAACTAGGTGGCGAGATTCTTCCACTGGTCGACATGTTGAGTATGATCAGAGGCCAGATGTTTTCAG AGGAACAGTTCGTTATGCTAGTGTCCATGCCCATTTGGGTAGAACAGCTAGTAGAAGAGACGATTTAGAATCTCTTGCCTATACGCTCATTTTCCTTCTTCGAGGTCGTTTACCTTGGCAAGGTTACCAG GGAGAGAATAAGGGCTTTCTTGTTTGTAAGAAAAAGATGGCTTCATCCCCAGAAGGCCTATGTTGTTTCTGTCCACTGCCTTTCAAACAGTTTGTTGAATATGTGGTGAACTTAAAGTTTAATGAAGAACCTAATTACGCAAAATGCATTTCGTTTTTTACTGGGATTGTTGGTCGAGATCCAGATATCAGGCCAATCGACATAGAAGGTGCCCTAAAG GTTGGTCATAAGAGAGGCAGGTTGTCTATGgaggatgaagaagaagaagaagatgatggacAACCAAAGAAGAGGATTCGGTTAGGCATGGCAGCAACACAATGGATTAGCGTGTACAATGCTCGTAGACCTATGAAGCAAAG GTATCACTATAATGTGACTGATGCAAGGCTTGCCCAGCACATTGAAAAAGGAAATGAGGATGGCTTATTTATTAGTAGCATAGCTTCATGTCAAAATCTTTGGGCCTTGATTATGGATGCTGGTACTGGTTACACTGCACAAGTCTATGAACTGTCCCCACATTTTCTCCACAAG GAATGGATAATGGAGCACTGGGAGAAGAATTACTACATCAGTGCCATAGCTGGAGCAGCTAATGGAAGCTCATTAGTTATTATGTCTAAGG GTACTCTGTATTTGCAGCAGTCGTATAAAGTTAGTGATTCATTCCCATTTAAATGGATTAACAAAAAATGGAAGGAGGGCTTCCATGTTACTGCAATGACCACTTCAGGGAGTAGATGGGGAGTTGTTATGTCTCGTGGATCAGGGTTTTCACACCAG GTTGTTGAACTCGATTTCCTTTATCCAAGTGAAGGCATACATCGTCGGTGGGATCATGGATATCGTATTACAGCAGTTGCAGGAACTTGTGACCAGTCTGCTTTTGTTCTTAGTGTGCCAAGACAGAAACCTCCAGATGAAACGCAGGAGACGCTTAGAACTTCTTCTTTTCCAAGTTCCCATGTTAAG GAGAAATGGGCAAAGAATTTATACATAGCATCAATTTGTTACGGACGAACAGTGTCATGA
- the LOC110613542 gene encoding casein kinase 1-like protein HD16 isoform X2 yields MPVLRSGARRGRGAAAAAKKQVNQTVEFEGIATRTRRRRAEAAAANKNNNTDNNSDKDQQQPVDENVVAVAAVSTGAIAVNQGENRGLDGAVGVAGVGAVGGGAEKEEVGERPMDDYDSAGKSNDKANAGEDEGSTAPLPEKVQVGGSPVYKLGKKLGKGGFGQVFVGRRHSSVTSNDRTGPGAVEVALKFEHRSSKGCNYGPPYEWQVYSFLGGSHGIPQVHYKGRQGDYYVMVMDILGPSLWDVWNNNSHTMSIEMVACIAVEAISILENMHSRGYVHGDVKPENFLLGSVGTPDEKKLFLVDLGLATRWRDSSTGRHVEYDQRPDVFRGTVRYASVHAHLGRTASRRDDLESLAYTLIFLLRGRLPWQGYQGENKGFLVCKKKMASSPEGLCCFCPLPFKQFVEYVVNLKFNEEPNYAKCISFFTGIVGRDPDIRPIDIEGALKVGHKRGRLSMEDEEEEEDDGQPKKRIRLGMAATQWISVYNARRPMKQRYHYNVTDARLAQHIEKGNEDGLFISSIASCQNLWALIMDAGTGYTAQVYELSPHFLHKEWIMEHWEKNYYISAIAGAANGSSLVIMSKGTLYLQQSYKVSDSFPFKWINKKWKEGFHVTAMTTSGSRWGVVMSRGSGFSHQVVELDFLYPSEGIHRRWDHGYRITAVAGTCDQSAFVLSVPRQKPPDETQETLRTSSFPSSHVKEKWAKNLYIASICYGRTVS; encoded by the exons ATGCCGGTGCTGCGTAGCGGAGCGCGCAGAGGCCGgggagcagcagcagcagccaaGAAGCAGGTAAATCAGACCGTGGAATTCGAGGGGATCGCGACAAGGACACGAAGAAGACGCGCGGAAGCAGCGGCTGCAAATAAAAACAACAACACTGACAACAATAGCGATAAGGACCAGCAGCAGCCGGTAGATGAAAACGTAGTTGCTGTTGCTGCAGTATCGACGGGAGCAATAGCAGTGAACCAAGGGGAGAATAGGGGTTTAGACGGGGCAGTGGGAGTTGCTGGTGTTGGCGCTGTTGGTGGAGGGGCGGAAaaggaggaagtaggagagaggccTATGGATGACTACGATAGTGCCGGAAAAAGTAATGATAAAGCCAATGCTGGTGAAGATGAGGGGAGCACTGCTCCACTTCCTGAGAAG GTTCAGGTTGGGGGGTCCCCAGTTTACAAATTAGGAAAAAAGTTGGGCAAGGGTGGTTTTGGTCAAGTGTTTGTTGGTCGGCGTCATTCTTCTGTTACTTCAAATGATAGAACTGGCCCTGGAGCTGTAGAG GTGGCCTTAAAATTTGAGCATAGAAGTAGTAAAGGATGTAATTACGGACCACCGTATGAGTGGCAAGTTTACAG CTTTCTTGGGGGCAGTCATGGAATACCACAAGTACACTACAAGGGTCGGCAAGGTGACTATTATGTCATG GTTATGGATATCCTGGGGCCAAGCTTGTGGGATGTTTGGAATAATAACTCTCATAC AATGTCTATTGAAATGGTTGCTTGTATTGCTGTTGAAGCAATATCAATATTGGAGAATATGCATTCTAGAGG CTATGTCCATGGAGATGTAAAGCCGGAGAATTTTCTGCTTGGATCTGTTGGAACTCCTGATGAGAAAAAGTTGTTCCTTGTTGATCTTGGATTAG CAACTAGGTGGCGAGATTCTTCCACTGGTCGACATGTTGAGTATGATCAGAGGCCAGATGTTTTCAG AGGAACAGTTCGTTATGCTAGTGTCCATGCCCATTTGGGTAGAACAGCTAGTAGAAGAGACGATTTAGAATCTCTTGCCTATACGCTCATTTTCCTTCTTCGAGGTCGTTTACCTTGGCAAGGTTACCAG GGAGAGAATAAGGGCTTTCTTGTTTGTAAGAAAAAGATGGCTTCATCCCCAGAAGGCCTATGTTGTTTCTGTCCACTGCCTTTCAAACAGTTTGTTGAATATGTGGTGAACTTAAAGTTTAATGAAGAACCTAATTACGCAAAATGCATTTCGTTTTTTACTGGGATTGTTGGTCGAGATCCAGATATCAGGCCAATCGACATAGAAGGTGCCCTAAAG GTTGGTCATAAGAGAGGCAGGTTGTCTATGgaggatgaagaagaagaagaagatgatggacAACCAAAGAAGAGGATTCGGTTAGGCATGGCAGCAACACAATGGATTAGCGTGTACAATGCTCGTAGACCTATGAAGCAAAG GTATCACTATAATGTGACTGATGCAAGGCTTGCCCAGCACATTGAAAAAGGAAATGAGGATGGCTTATTTATTAGTAGCATAGCTTCATGTCAAAATCTTTGGGCCTTGATTATGGATGCTGGTACTGGTTACACTGCACAAGTCTATGAACTGTCCCCACATTTTCTCCACAAG GAATGGATAATGGAGCACTGGGAGAAGAATTACTACATCAGTGCCATAGCTGGAGCAGCTAATGGAAGCTCATTAGTTATTATGTCTAAGG GTACTCTGTATTTGCAGCAGTCGTATAAAGTTAGTGATTCATTCCCATTTAAATGGATTAACAAAAAATGGAAGGAGGGCTTCCATGTTACTGCAATGACCACTTCAGGGAGTAGATGGGGAGTTGTTATGTCTCGTGGATCAGGGTTTTCACACCAG GTTGTTGAACTCGATTTCCTTTATCCAAGTGAAGGCATACATCGTCGGTGGGATCATGGATATCGTATTACAGCAGTTGCAGGAACTTGTGACCAGTCTGCTTTTGTTCTTAGTGTGCCAAGACAGAAACCTCCAGATGAAACGCAGGAGACGCTTAGAACTTCTTCTTTTCCAAGTTCCCATGTTAAG GAGAAATGGGCAAAGAATTTATACATAGCATCAATTTGTTACGGACGAACAGTGTCATGA